From Carassius auratus strain Wakin chromosome 10, ASM336829v1, whole genome shotgun sequence, a single genomic window includes:
- the LOC113110314 gene encoding claudin-5-like, with product MISACLEMIGLGLSVTGTLLVMVACGLPMWKVSAFIESNIVVAQNIWDGLWMSCVVQSTGQMQCKMHDSVLALTTDLQTARALTVISAVLGVQALMITIAGAQCTNCISTESIKAKVVNVGGVIYIIAGLFVLVPLCWIANNIISDFYDPQVPYAKKREIGAALYIGWAASAMLLLGGVILCCSRPHDEKSSYPLKYLSPPTKSTSINGDYDKRNYV from the coding sequence ATGATTTCTGCATGTCTGGAGATGATTGGACTTGGCTTGAGCGTCACCGGGACCCTTTTGGTGATGGTGGCTTGTGGGCTGCCCATGTGGAAAGTGTCCGCCTTCATCGAGAGCAACATCGTGGTGGCGCAAAACATCTGGGACGGGCTGTGGATGTCCTGTGTGGTCCAGAGCACGGGTCAGATGCAGTGTAAAATGCATGACTCCGTCCTGGCGTTGACCACTGACCTCCAGACCGCTCGGGCTCTGACGGTCATTTCAGCAGTTTTGGGTGTCCAGGCTCTGATGATAACCATCGCCGGTGCTCAGTGCACCAACTGCATCAGTACAGAGTCCATCAAAGCCAAAGTAGTCAACGTTGGAGGGGTTATATACATCATCGCCGGCTTGTTTGTGCTGGTGCCTCTGTGCTGGATTGCCAATAACATCATCTCGGACTTCTATGACCCTCAAGTGCCTTATGCAAAGAAGAGAGAAATTGGAGCTGCGCTCTACATCGGATGGGCAGCGTCTGCCATGCTTCTACTCGGAGGAGTGATCCTGTGTTGCTCTCGTCCACATGATGAGAAATCCTCGTATCCTCTTAAATATTTATCTCCACCTACAAAAAGCACATCAATCAATGGGGACTACGATAAACGAAACTATGTGTGA
- the acads gene encoding short-chain specific acyl-CoA dehydrogenase, mitochondrial isoform X2: protein MVVGHGVRCLSQLAELPELHQMMRQTCRDYAQKELAPIAAQLDKDHKFPAKQVKELGAMGVMAVEVPESLGGAGMDYLAYCLAVEELSRGCASTGVIVSVNNSLYLGPILKFGTEEQKKQWITPFTTGDKVGCFALSEPGNGSDAGAASTLAQQEGDEWVLNGTKAWITNCWDASATVVFATTDKSLKHKGISAFLVPMPHPGLSLGKKEDKLGIRASSTANIILEDCRIPLGNMLGERGMGFKIAMQTLDSGRLGIAAQALGIAQAALDCAADYAHKRTAFGAPIGKLQAIQFKLADMALATESARLLTWRAAMLRDAKKPFTKEAAMAKLAASEAATFVSHQAIQVLGGMGYVTDMPAERHYRDARITEIYEGTSEIQRLVIANNILKEYQQ, encoded by the exons ATGGTGGTAGGGCATGGTGTTCGCTGTTTGAGCCAGCTAGCGGAGCTGCCAGAGTTGCACCAGATGATGAGGCAGACATGTAGGGACTATGCTCAAAAAGAACTTGCGCCAATCGCTGCTCAGCTGGACAAAGATCACAAGTTCCCAGCCAAGCAG GTAAAAGAGCTGGGAGCGATGGGTGTCATGGCTGTAGAGGTACCAGAGAGTCTGGGTGGAGCTGGGATGGATTATCTGGCATACTGTCTGGCCGTGGAAGAGCTCAGCAGAGGATGTGCTTCGACCGGAGTCATCGTCAGTGTGAATAAT TCACTGTACCTGGGTCCAATTCTGAAGTTTGGCACAGAAGAACAGAAAAAGCAGTGGATTACTCCCTTCACCACGGGGGATAAAGTTGGCTGTTTTGCTTTGAGTGAGCCAG GAAACGGCAGCGATGCAGGTGCGGCGTCGACACTGGCACAGCAGGAGGGAGACGAGTGGGTTCTGAACGGAACTAAAGCCTGGATAACCAACTGCTGGGATGCTTCCGCCACCGTCGTTTTCGCCACAACAGACAAGAGCTTAAAACACAAG ggAATTAGTGCCTTCCTAGTGCCGATGCCTCATCCAGGATTGTCTTTAGGGAAGAAAGAAGACAAGCTGGGAATTCGAGCTTCATCGACTGCAAATATCATTCTGGAAGACTGCCGCATCCCACTCGGGAACATGCTGGGAGAGCGCGGAATGGGCTTTAAGATTGCAATG CAAACTCTGGACAGCGGGCGGCTTGGTATCGCAGCACAGGCTCTTGGTATCGCTCAGGCGGCGCTGGACTGTGCGGCTGATTACGCTCATAAAAGAACAGCTTTCGGCGCTCCCATTGGGAAACTGCAGGCCATACAG TTTAAACTGGCAGACATGGCCTTGGCCACAGAGAGCGCTCGACTGCTCACCTGGAGAGCTGCAATGCTGAGAGACGCAAAGAAACCTTTCACTAAG GAAGCTGCTATGGCTAAACTGGCTGCGTCTGAGGCTGCTACGTTTGTCTCCCACCAG GCCATCCAGGTGCTGGGCGGGATGGGTTACGTCACAGACATGCCTGCTGAGAGACACTACCGTGACGCCCGCATCACAGAGATCTATGAAGGCACCAGCGAGATCCAGAGATTAGTCATCGCTAACAACATTCTCAAAGAATATCAGCAGTAG
- the acads gene encoding short-chain specific acyl-CoA dehydrogenase, mitochondrial isoform X1, which yields MAALFKARRALGMVVGHGVRCLSQLAELPELHQMMRQTCRDYAQKELAPIAAQLDKDHKFPAKQVKELGAMGVMAVEVPESLGGAGMDYLAYCLAVEELSRGCASTGVIVSVNNSLYLGPILKFGTEEQKKQWITPFTTGDKVGCFALSEPGNGSDAGAASTLAQQEGDEWVLNGTKAWITNCWDASATVVFATTDKSLKHKGISAFLVPMPHPGLSLGKKEDKLGIRASSTANIILEDCRIPLGNMLGERGMGFKIAMQTLDSGRLGIAAQALGIAQAALDCAADYAHKRTAFGAPIGKLQAIQFKLADMALATESARLLTWRAAMLRDAKKPFTKEAAMAKLAASEAATFVSHQAIQVLGGMGYVTDMPAERHYRDARITEIYEGTSEIQRLVIANNILKEYQQ from the exons ATGGCGGCGCTTTTCAAAGCACGAAGAG CTCTGGGCATGGTGGTAGGGCATGGTGTTCGCTGTTTGAGCCAGCTAGCGGAGCTGCCAGAGTTGCACCAGATGATGAGGCAGACATGTAGGGACTATGCTCAAAAAGAACTTGCGCCAATCGCTGCTCAGCTGGACAAAGATCACAAGTTCCCAGCCAAGCAG GTAAAAGAGCTGGGAGCGATGGGTGTCATGGCTGTAGAGGTACCAGAGAGTCTGGGTGGAGCTGGGATGGATTATCTGGCATACTGTCTGGCCGTGGAAGAGCTCAGCAGAGGATGTGCTTCGACCGGAGTCATCGTCAGTGTGAATAAT TCACTGTACCTGGGTCCAATTCTGAAGTTTGGCACAGAAGAACAGAAAAAGCAGTGGATTACTCCCTTCACCACGGGGGATAAAGTTGGCTGTTTTGCTTTGAGTGAGCCAG GAAACGGCAGCGATGCAGGTGCGGCGTCGACACTGGCACAGCAGGAGGGAGACGAGTGGGTTCTGAACGGAACTAAAGCCTGGATAACCAACTGCTGGGATGCTTCCGCCACCGTCGTTTTCGCCACAACAGACAAGAGCTTAAAACACAAG ggAATTAGTGCCTTCCTAGTGCCGATGCCTCATCCAGGATTGTCTTTAGGGAAGAAAGAAGACAAGCTGGGAATTCGAGCTTCATCGACTGCAAATATCATTCTGGAAGACTGCCGCATCCCACTCGGGAACATGCTGGGAGAGCGCGGAATGGGCTTTAAGATTGCAATG CAAACTCTGGACAGCGGGCGGCTTGGTATCGCAGCACAGGCTCTTGGTATCGCTCAGGCGGCGCTGGACTGTGCGGCTGATTACGCTCATAAAAGAACAGCTTTCGGCGCTCCCATTGGGAAACTGCAGGCCATACAG TTTAAACTGGCAGACATGGCCTTGGCCACAGAGAGCGCTCGACTGCTCACCTGGAGAGCTGCAATGCTGAGAGACGCAAAGAAACCTTTCACTAAG GAAGCTGCTATGGCTAAACTGGCTGCGTCTGAGGCTGCTACGTTTGTCTCCCACCAG GCCATCCAGGTGCTGGGCGGGATGGGTTACGTCACAGACATGCCTGCTGAGAGACACTACCGTGACGCCCGCATCACAGAGATCTATGAAGGCACCAGCGAGATCCAGAGATTAGTCATCGCTAACAACATTCTCAAAGAATATCAGCAGTAG
- the LOC113110312 gene encoding beta-crystallin B1-like: MSQTAKSTTNQGTDAKDKGAPAPAATSKASKTGDPGFMGNYKIFLFDQENFQGRMMEVQNECMNVCERGMDRVRSIIVECGPFVAFEQTNFRGEMFILEKGEYPRWDTWSNSYRSDCLMSLRPIRMDPMEHKICLYEHCDFQGNKMEIQEDDVPTLWAHGFCDRVGSVRVPGGAWVGYQYPGYRGYQYLFECGEYRHYNEFCAFQPQIQSMRRVRDMQFHKHGCFNLTTAKQ, encoded by the exons ATGTCTCAGACCGCCAAGTCCACCACCAACCAGGGCACTGACGCCAAGGACAAGGGAGCTCCCGCCCCTGCCGCCACCAGCAAGGCTTCCAAGACCGGAGACCCCGGATTCATGGGTAACTACAAG ATCTTCCTGTTCGACCAGGAGAACTTCCAGGGCAGGATGATGGAGGTCCAGAATGAGTGCATGAACGTCTGTGAACGTGGAATGGACAGAGTCCGCAGTATCATTGTTGAGTGCGGCCC CTTCGTTGCCTTCGAGCAGACTAACTTCCGTGGCGAGATGTTCATCCTGGAGAAGGGCGAGTATCCTCGCTGGGACACCTGGTCAAACAGCTACCGCAGTGATTGTCTCATGTCCCTCAGACCCATCCGCATG GACCCCATGGAGCACAAGATCTGCCTGTACGAGCATTGTGACTTCCAGGGCAACAAGATGGAGATCCAGGAGGATGACGTGCCAACTCTGTGGGCGCATGGCTTCTGTGACAGAGTGGGCAGCGTGAGGGTTCCCGGTGGAGC TTGGGTGGGATACCAGTACCCCGGCTACAGAGGCTACCAGTATCTGTTTGAGTGCGGCGAGTACAGACACTACAACGAGTTTTGTGCCTTCCAGCCTCAGATTCAGTCCATGCGCCGTGTGAGGGACATGCAGTTCCACAAGCACGGCTGCTTCAATCTGACCACCGCTAAACAGTGA
- the LOC113110315 gene encoding beta-crystallin A4-like: MTHHCTKFSGHWKIIVYDEECFQGRHHEFTSECCNVMEFGFESVRSLRVESGAWVGYEHGNYQGHQFVLERGEYPQCDAFGGSNAYHIERMTSFRPISCANHRECRMTIYERENYLGRKGELSDDYPSLQAMGWCNNEVGSMRVQSGAFVCYQFPGYRGYQYIMECDRHCGEYKYYKEFGSHCQTPQIQSIRRIQQ; this comes from the exons ATGACTCACCATTGCACCAAGTTCTCTGGCCACTGGAAg ATCATCGTGTACGACGAGGAGTGTTTCCAGGGTCGTCACCATGAGTTCACCTCCGAGTGCTGCAACGTCATGGAGTTCGGTTTCGAGAGCGTGCGCTCATTGAGAGTGGAGAGCGGAGC GTGGGTGGGCTACGAGCACGGTAATTACCAGGGTCACCAGTTTGTGCTGGAGCGTGGTGAGTACCCTCAGTGCGATGCTTTTGGAGGAAGCAATGCTTACCACATCGAGAGAATGACCTCCTTTAGACCCATTTCCTGCGCT AACCACAGGGAGTGCAGAATGACCATCTATGAGAGGGAGAACTACCTGGGCCGCAAGGGAGAGCTCAGTGACGACTACCCCTCTCTTCAGGCTATGGGATGGTGCAACAATGAAGTGGGCTCTATGCGTGTTCAGTCCGGAGC GTTCGTGTGCTACCAGTTCCCTGGTTACCGTGGGTACCAGTACATCATGGAGTGTGACCGCCACTGTGGGGAGTACAAATACTACAAGGAGTTTGGCTCCCACTGCCAGACCCCTCAGATCCAGTCCATCCGCCGTATCCAGCAGTAA